Proteins encoded in a region of the Stieleria neptunia genome:
- the zwf gene encoding glucose-6-phosphate dehydrogenase translates to MAHTIVIFGASGDLTSRKLIPALYSLFKKDKLDSVMRIVGVSRSRFEHQQFRDSLRESAAKFAGSLFDAESWDEFSQHVYYQPGDIKEAADFDALGKFLDEIEQGENAGRVYYLSTMPQLYEEAIKQLGAAGLADDDAGFRRVIIEKPFGTDLATAHALNDSIHKVFREDQIYRIDHYLGKETVQNIFALRFANSIFEPIWNRNYVDHVQITVAEEVIIGRRAGYYDSAGILRDMFQNHILQLMMITAMEPPAKYDAALVRDEKVKVLHSVRKMTGGAFASDTVRGQYAGYLSEEGVPPNSQTETYAALKLYCDNWRWKDVPFYLRSGKGMSCRTTQIVIQFRHVPHILFGQKTRSPVGNRLVIQIQPAEGIQLHFESKVPESEMKTRTSTLDFDFNQTSKGDMPDAYQRLLLDAILGDASLFARSDEVELAWGIIDPILAAWRSPAAPELFQYQPGLWGPTEANEWMGNQHHREWFDVCPVLTHP, encoded by the coding sequence ATGGCTCACACGATCGTCATTTTTGGTGCCTCGGGCGACCTGACAAGTCGCAAATTGATTCCAGCGCTTTACAGCCTGTTCAAAAAAGACAAATTGGACAGCGTGATGCGGATCGTCGGCGTCTCACGATCACGATTCGAGCACCAGCAATTCCGTGATTCACTCCGCGAGTCGGCGGCGAAATTTGCCGGATCACTCTTCGATGCGGAATCCTGGGACGAATTCAGTCAGCACGTCTACTACCAGCCGGGCGATATCAAAGAAGCCGCCGACTTCGACGCCTTGGGAAAGTTCCTGGACGAAATCGAACAGGGCGAAAACGCCGGACGGGTGTACTACCTCTCGACGATGCCCCAGCTTTACGAGGAAGCCATCAAGCAGCTCGGGGCCGCCGGACTGGCCGATGATGATGCCGGTTTCCGCAGGGTGATCATTGAAAAACCTTTCGGAACAGACCTGGCGACCGCCCACGCGCTCAATGATTCGATCCACAAGGTCTTTCGCGAAGACCAAATCTATCGGATCGACCACTACCTCGGCAAAGAAACGGTCCAAAATATCTTCGCACTGCGATTCGCCAATTCGATCTTCGAACCGATCTGGAATCGCAACTATGTCGATCACGTCCAAATCACCGTCGCCGAAGAAGTCATCATCGGGCGTCGTGCCGGCTACTACGACAGCGCCGGCATCCTGCGAGATATGTTTCAAAACCATATCCTGCAATTGATGATGATCACGGCGATGGAACCGCCGGCGAAGTACGATGCGGCGCTGGTGCGTGACGAGAAGGTCAAGGTGCTGCACAGCGTCCGCAAGATGACCGGCGGCGCGTTCGCATCCGACACCGTCCGCGGACAATACGCCGGCTACCTCAGCGAAGAGGGCGTGCCGCCGAACAGCCAGACCGAAACCTACGCGGCGCTGAAACTGTATTGCGACAACTGGCGATGGAAAGACGTTCCGTTCTACCTGCGTAGCGGCAAAGGCATGTCGTGCCGGACCACCCAGATCGTGATCCAGTTTCGCCACGTGCCGCACATCCTATTCGGCCAGAAAACGCGTAGCCCCGTCGGCAATCGGCTGGTGATCCAAATCCAGCCCGCCGAAGGCATTCAGCTGCATTTCGAGTCCAAGGTGCCCGAAAGCGAAATGAAAACGCGAACCAGTACGCTGGATTTTGACTTCAACCAAACATCCAAAGGCGACATGCCCGACGCCTACCAACGACTGCTCCTGGATGCCATCCTCGGCGACGCCAGCCTGTTCGCCCGGAGCGACGAAGTCGAATTGGCCTGGGGCATCATCGACCCGATTCTGGCCGCCTGGCGCAGCCCCGCCGCGCCCGAGTTGTTTCAATATCAGCCCGGACTGTGGGGGCCGACAGAAGCCAACGAGTGGATGGGCAACCAACACCACCGCGAATGGTTCGACGTCTGCCCCGTGCTGACCCACCCCTGA
- the bcp gene encoding thioredoxin-dependent thiol peroxidase — translation MADWLEPGTKAPAFTLKDDQGNKVKLSDLKGDPVVLYFYPRDDTPGCTKEACAFRDRYDEMKKLGAQLFGVSADSAESHTKFRDKYSLPFPLLVDEKHVMLEKYGAWREKNMYGKKSMGIQRSTYLIDADGKIAKVWKRVKVDGHDQQVIDALAGL, via the coding sequence ATGGCTGATTGGCTCGAACCCGGCACAAAGGCTCCCGCATTCACACTCAAAGACGACCAAGGGAACAAAGTCAAACTAAGTGATCTGAAGGGTGACCCCGTCGTGCTGTACTTTTATCCCCGCGACGACACGCCGGGCTGCACGAAAGAAGCGTGTGCGTTCCGAGACCGATACGACGAGATGAAAAAGCTGGGCGCCCAACTATTTGGCGTCAGCGCCGACTCCGCCGAAAGCCACACCAAATTTCGTGACAAGTATTCACTGCCATTTCCGCTGCTGGTCGACGAGAAGCACGTGATGCTGGAGAAATATGGGGCCTGGCGTGAAAAGAACATGTATGGCAAGAAATCCATGGGGATCCAACGCAGCACGTACCTGATCGATGCCGACGGCAAAATCGCCAAGGTCTGGAAGCGGGTCAAAGTCGACGGTCACGACCAACAGGTCATCGACGCCTTGGCGGGACTTTAG